The Vicinamibacterales bacterium genome contains the following window.
CACAGCACGTTCGGACTGCTCGGGATCCAGCCGATCCTCGGGCGTGACTTCGTGGAGGGCGACGACCGCGCCGGTGCGCCTGCGGTCGCCATCATCAGCCATGCGATCTGGACCGATCGCTACGGCGGCGACAGGGGAGCGGTCGGCAGGACGCTGCATCTCAATGGCGCGCCCGTGACCGTCGTCGGCGTGATGCCGCCGGGGTTCAGGTTTCCGGTCAGTTCCGACCTCTGGCTGCCGCTCGCGGCAATGCCGGCGGCGCACGCGCCATCCGCGGCGGCGCGTCCTGTCAGCGTGATCGCGAGGCTGGCCGAAGGGGTCACCGTCCAGCAGGCCAGCGCCGAGTTCACCGCGATTGCGGCGCCGCTGAACGAGCGCAATCACTGGCGCCGTGTGGCGGTCGTCCCGCTCAACGAGGGATTCGTCGGCAGCATGACCGAGCCGGCGCCGTTGATGATCATGGCGGCGGCGCTGCTGGTCGTGGTGATCGCATGCTCGCACGCCGCGAACCTCCTGCTCGTGCGTTCGATGGCGCGCGCGCGGGACGTCTCGCTGCGGCTGGCGCTCGGCGCGAGCCGCGCGCGGATCGTGCGCCAGCTGCTCATCGAAAGCGCCCTGATGGGCGCGATGGCCGGTCTGATCGGCCTTGGTGCCGCCTCGTTCGGGGTGTCGTGGTTCGCGAACGAAACGCGTGACTTCAACCTGCCGTACTGGATCAGATTCACGCTCGACGCACGGTTGTTCGCCTGGCTGGCGTGCTTCAGTGTCGGCGCCGGCATTGCCTTCGGGCTGCTGCCGGCCGCTCACCTGGCACGCACCGACCTGACCTCGGTATTGAACCAGGCGGGGCGAGGCACGACGCCGCGCGCCAACCGCCTGATGGGCGGGCTCCTCGTCGGCCAGCTGGCCGTCACGGTGATCCTGCTGAATTCGGCGGCGCTGTTGACGCAGAGCGCGCGCGTGCTGCAGCGCGCCGACTCGGCGATCGACCTTCCCAACGTGTGGGAGATGCGCCTGGCGCTGCCCGAAGACAGTTACGGGTCGCTCGAGAAGCGGCAGTTGCTCTACCGGCAGCTCGACGAACGTCTTGGATCGCTGGCAGGGGCCGAGGCGGCGGCGCTGTCGAGCGCCGCCCCGTTTGTCGGATCCCCGTCCAGAACCGTTCTCACCGGCGGTCAGCAGGCGCAGGACAACGAGCGCCGGCGCACGACGCGCGTCGTCGGCATCGGAGCGCGGTATTTCGACGTCCTGGGGCTGAAGCTCCGTCGCGGTACGGAGTGGGACCGGCTGGACGCGTCTTCTTCGCCTCACTCCGTGCTGGTCAATGACCCGTTTGTCAGCGCGTTCTTCCCCGGCGGCGATCCGATCGGGCGGCAGATCCGGTTGGCGGATGCCGCCGCTCCCGGCGCTCCGCCGCCGCTCTTGACCGTCGTCGGCGTCGTGCCCCCGGTCCGCCAGAGTGTGGCTCGCGACGAGGAGCCGGTGGCGTATGTTCCGCACGGGATCGACCCGGGGCTGCGCGCGTCCGTCCTCGTGCGCGGAAACCCGGCCGTGTTCGCGCCGGCCCTGCGCGAGGCCGTCCGCACGCTCGACCCCAATCTGCCCGTGTACGGCTTGCAGACGCTCGAGCGGCTGTCGGAGAAGTCCCGCTGGATGCAGCGGGCGACCAGCACGCTGTTGACCGCCTTCGCCGTCGTGGCCGTGTTTCTCAGCGCGCTCGGCATGTACGCGCTGACCGCGTACAACGCCGCCCGGCGCGCGCAGGAAATCGGCATCCGCATGGCGCTCGGCGCACGACCGTTCCAGGCGTGGTCGCTCGTGCTGCGGCGTGCTCTCGTGCATCTCGGTGTCGGTCTGACGCTTGGCCTCGGCGGCGCGCTGCTGGCGGCCACCGCGCTTCGCGGCGTTCTGGTGCGGATCCGTCCGACCGACGTTCCGACCCTGCTGTCCGTCGCGCTGCTGCTGGTCGTGATTACCGGGCTGGCGAGCTTCCTGCCGGCGCGGCGCGCGGCGCACACCGATCCCCTCGAGGTCCTTCGCACGGAGTAGCCGCGAGCACGATCCGACCCACGGGACTGGTTCTTAGGGGGATTGTCGCAGGGCGCCATGGCCGCGAGTGAAGTGGCGTTTCGATCCGATCTGCCGTTGTGAGGGGCTGGCGGAGCGTTCCGCCGTTGACGCTGGTGAGCCTCGACAACTACGATCGGCCAACCGGGCGAAAGCGCAGGCGGGAGGGAACGTGAAGATCATGCATCGGGCAATCGCGGTCGTGCTGGCGGTGGGACTCTGTGCCGCGGGTTCGGCCGTGTCCGCGCTATCGCAGGCACAGTCGCCATCGCCGAAGCCCCCGGCGGTGCTGTTCATGTGTCCGCACGGGGCCGCCAAGAGCGTCCTGGCGTCCGCTTACTTCCAGCGTGCCGCGAAGGAACGCGGCCTGAACGTCGTCGTGACGTCCGCAGGCACGGAGCCCGATCCTGCGGTCGCGCCGGCCGTATCGGCGCATCTGAAGAAGAACGGCTACACCGTTCCGATCAGCAAACCGACGCGCGCGACCGCCGCGCAAGTGGCCGCGGCGGACGTGGTCGTGTCGCTCGGGTGCGACCTTTCCGGGTATCCGGCGCCGCGCGGCAGAACGCTGAACTGGGACGACGTTCCCTCCCCGAGCCAGGACTTCGAGAAAGCGGACGCCGCGATCAAACAGAAGGTGGCGGCGCTGGTAGAGGAACTCGTGCGTCAGCGTGCCAGGGCGCGCTGACAGGCACCTGCGCCAGGCAGGCACAACGCCCTTCTGAAATGCAAGTCGCGGCAATTGCCGACGTGCTCGGCGCGGTGCGCTTTGCGGCGCGACCGCGCATTGTGATTCTGCTGACCACAGGCTCTGCATTCCATCCGTGAAGATATCGGCGACCGCCGATGCGGATGACTACTGGCTGCCGCGCGCGCGGAGGTACTCGACGACGGGCCCTCGTCCTTTCGCCTGCGCGGCGCGCATCGGAGTCCAGTCCTTCCACCGAACGCGAACATCCGCGCCGCGGTCCACGAGCAGGGTCACGACCGCAAGGTGGCCTTCGTCGGCAGCCAGGACGATCGGAGGCGGTTGCGTCGCGGTTGACGCGTTCGGATCGGCTCCGCGATCGAGCATCATGCGGACCATGGCTGTCTCTCCACCGCGCGCGGCACGCTGCAGCGGTGTGAGGTCGTGGTACCCGAGATCCCAACGCGCCCCTCGATCGAGCAGCAGCGCCAGGATCTCCGGCTGTTTGCGCTGCACCGCTGCATACAGCGCTGTGCCCTTCTCGGTCACGGCGTTGATATCGGCTCCATGGGCGAGCATCATTGCGACCGCCTCCTTGTGGCCGTTCCAGACCGCAGTCTGCAGCGCGTCGTAACCGTCGCTCGCAGCGACATTCGGCCGGGCGCCGGCCTCGAGCAGCATTGCAATGATGTCGGGATTTCCGTCGAACGCGGCTCTGCGCAGCAGCGTCTGGCCGGTCGCGCTGCGCGCGTTCACATCAGCGCCGCCCTGGAGGAGCAGCCGCAGGCACTCGACGCAGCCGCGCCTGACCGCATCCATCGATGCCGTCGACCCCTCCGTCGTTCTGGCGTCGAGCCTCGCGCCGCGCGCGACCAGGGAGCGAATCATCGGCAGGCTCTTACCCATGACTGCCCAGTGGATCGGTGCAAAACCCTCGTTGTCGGCGAGGTCGATCGACGCACCGCGGTCGAGCAGCAGGGCGGCCATGTCGACGGCCGTCGGACGATTCATCCAGGCGAGGTGCGACAACGCCGTCCGGCCATACCGGTTGGCAACATCGGGCGACACGCCCCGGTCGAGCAGCGCGCGAACGATATCACCGTGGCCATTCTGGGTGGCCACGTGGAGGGGGGTGAACTCCGCGTCGCGGCACTGTCCCGCAGGATCGGCGCCGTGCGCCAGCAGCAGCCTCACAATCGGCAGATGTCCATCCCGTGAGGCGAGGCAGAGCGGCGTCATCTGTGTCGTGCCGCGATAATCGACGGGACTCCCGAGCCGCAGGACGGCCTTCGCGGCGCGCGCATAGCCGTGCGCGGCGGCGAACCGCAGCACGCCGCCATTGAAGATCGGGATGCTCGCCACGGCCAGCCCGACGACGGCGCACGCCGCGATGAACGCCGCTCCCCGGACCGGCTCGAGGCGCATCCCCATGACGCCGGCCGCTGCCGCTGCCGCGGGACCCTCGTGGAGGCGCCGCAACACGTCGTAAAGCTCGAGCGGCCGCTCGGTGAGTCTGGAGATCACGAACGCGGTGCGCTCGCCGCTCGTGTCCGCGATCACGATCGCCGGCCGGCCGCGGTCGTCTGACAGGAGTTCCACCGCCGCAATACAGGCGATCGGGATCTCGCGCGTCCCGGCCAGTGTCGCGAGCGTCAGCGCGGCGGGCCGCACCGTGACGGCATACGGCGCGCGCGCGAGACCCCACAGCGCGAGCGGTATCCACGCCAGACCGAGCACGAAGGCCAGCGGGTCCAGCCACGACACGGCGAGCGGCCTACGGGCGAGACCAAGAAGGAACTCCAGCGGGCTCAACCACGCGATCGCTGCCGTCCAGGTCAGCGAGCCGAGCACCTGGAGCACTTCCGGTGCGACTGACGAGCCGAACGTGAGCGCGTCAGGCGCCGGCGGGGTACGCGCGCCGCGCTTCCGATGCGCGTACGCCGCAGCGAGATGCCCGACCACGTCGGCAACGAGCGCCGGAAACGGTTCGAACCGCCGGCTGACGACGATTGGGTGCGTGCGGCTCGCGTCGGACAGCTCGAGCGCGCCTCCGCGCGTGACTGTCAGCAGTGCAATGCTCGCCCAGGGCAGCGTCCGGAATCCCGCCGGGCCCGACGCCGTGATCGCGTCGTCAGCGATCTGGATGTACTCGGACGCGCGCGCCGCCAGCCGCCGTCGGACGACG
Protein-coding sequences here:
- a CDS encoding ADOP family duplicated permease encodes the protein MPADALLQDLKHGVRQIVQDRWLTTAAVVALALGLGVSTTIMTVMYGLNLRALPFDRPAALVDVGVDGGDTTYALFDRWRSARSATAVAAHAGAPINLRDDVQATDQVAGTFVSHSTFGLLGIQPILGRDFVEGDDRAGAPAVAIISHAIWTDRYGGDRGAVGRTLHLNGAPVTVVGVMPPGFRFPVSSDLWLPLAAMPAAHAPSAAARPVSVIARLAEGVTVQQASAEFTAIAAPLNERNHWRRVAVVPLNEGFVGSMTEPAPLMIMAAALLVVVIACSHAANLLLVRSMARARDVSLRLALGASRARIVRQLLIESALMGAMAGLIGLGAASFGVSWFANETRDFNLPYWIRFTLDARLFAWLACFSVGAGIAFGLLPAAHLARTDLTSVLNQAGRGTTPRANRLMGGLLVGQLAVTVILLNSAALLTQSARVLQRADSAIDLPNVWEMRLALPEDSYGSLEKRQLLYRQLDERLGSLAGAEAAALSSAAPFVGSPSRTVLTGGQQAQDNERRRTTRVVGIGARYFDVLGLKLRRGTEWDRLDASSSPHSVLVNDPFVSAFFPGGDPIGRQIRLADAAAPGAPPPLLTVVGVVPPVRQSVARDEEPVAYVPHGIDPGLRASVLVRGNPAVFAPALREAVRTLDPNLPVYGLQTLERLSEKSRWMQRATSTLLTAFAVVAVFLSALGMYALTAYNAARRAQEIGIRMALGARPFQAWSLVLRRALVHLGVGLTLGLGGALLAATALRGVLVRIRPTDVPTLLSVALLLVVITGLASFLPARRAAHTDPLEVLRTE
- a CDS encoding ankyrin repeat domain-containing protein, with product MYRVAPATRLIVFGGLAVLAVAWAAATLSLRQVSAARYVWIATGVSALLLAVVVRRRLAARASEYIQIADDAITASGPAGFRTLPWASIALLTVTRGGALELSDASRTHPIVVSRRFEPFPALVADVVGHLAAAYAHRKRGARTPPAPDALTFGSSVAPEVLQVLGSLTWTAAIAWLSPLEFLLGLARRPLAVSWLDPLAFVLGLAWIPLALWGLARAPYAVTVRPAALTLATLAGTREIPIACIAAVELLSDDRGRPAIVIADTSGERTAFVISRLTERPLELYDVLRRLHEGPAAAAAAGVMGMRLEPVRGAAFIAACAVVGLAVASIPIFNGGVLRFAAAHGYARAAKAVLRLGSPVDYRGTTQMTPLCLASRDGHLPIVRLLLAHGADPAGQCRDAEFTPLHVATQNGHGDIVRALLDRGVSPDVANRYGRTALSHLAWMNRPTAVDMAALLLDRGASIDLADNEGFAPIHWAVMGKSLPMIRSLVARGARLDARTTEGSTASMDAVRRGCVECLRLLLQGGADVNARSATGQTLLRRAAFDGNPDIIAMLLEAGARPNVAASDGYDALQTAVWNGHKEAVAMMLAHGADINAVTEKGTALYAAVQRKQPEILALLLDRGARWDLGYHDLTPLQRAARGGETAMVRMMLDRGADPNASTATQPPPIVLAADEGHLAVVTLLVDRGADVRVRWKDWTPMRAAQAKGRGPVVEYLRARGSQ